A single region of the Variovorax paradoxus genome encodes:
- a CDS encoding GNAT family N-acetyltransferase translates to MKELPNPTFPLSQIGLRAALWPVPAIANAARTSVPEAPATVLVPPVVDAKQGISVSWARHLDDVRAAQRLRYEVFVGEMGARVSTPVAGHDIDLFDDFCEHLLVRDELTQQVIGTYRVLTPAQARRVGSTYSDTEFDLTRLRDLRERMVELGRSCVHPDHRQGGVILALWGALAGFMHRNKLDTMIGCASIPMSHNGVTNGDAAASIWRQLSASHMAPIQYQVQPRLPLPVERLDSALDVEPPALIKGYLRLGAKVLGAPAWDPDFNTADLPMLMRIDDLPARYRKHFLGA, encoded by the coding sequence ATGAAAGAACTGCCCAATCCGACGTTTCCGCTGTCGCAGATCGGACTGCGCGCCGCCTTGTGGCCCGTCCCTGCCATTGCAAACGCTGCGCGCACGTCGGTTCCCGAGGCGCCCGCCACGGTTCTGGTGCCGCCGGTCGTCGATGCCAAGCAGGGCATCTCGGTGAGCTGGGCACGCCACCTCGACGACGTGCGCGCCGCGCAGCGCCTGCGCTATGAAGTGTTCGTCGGCGAAATGGGCGCGCGTGTGAGCACGCCGGTGGCGGGACACGACATCGACCTGTTCGACGACTTCTGCGAGCACCTGCTGGTGCGCGACGAACTCACGCAGCAAGTAATTGGCACCTACCGCGTGCTCACCCCGGCCCAGGCCCGGCGCGTGGGCAGCACCTACAGCGACACCGAGTTCGACCTGACCCGGCTGCGCGACCTGCGCGAGCGCATGGTGGAGCTGGGTCGCAGCTGCGTGCATCCCGATCATCGGCAGGGCGGGGTCATTCTTGCGCTGTGGGGCGCGCTGGCCGGCTTCATGCACCGCAACAAGCTCGACACAATGATCGGCTGCGCGAGCATTCCCATGTCACACAACGGCGTGACCAACGGCGACGCGGCGGCCAGCATCTGGCGCCAGCTGTCGGCCAGCCACATGGCGCCGATCCAATACCAGGTGCAGCCGAGACTGCCGCTGCCGGTCGAGCGCCTGGACAGCGCGCTCGACGTCGAGCCACCGGCGCTTATCAAGGGCTACCTGCGCCTGGGCGCCAAGGTGCTGGGCGCTCCGGCATGGGACCCGGATTTCAACACCGCGGACCTGCCGATGCTGATGCGCATCGACGACTTGCCGGCGCGCTACCGCAAGCATTTTCTGGGCGCATGA
- the ppk1 gene encoding polyphosphate kinase 1 — translation MKPAVARPAARPSASSPGSGESGAGAPASQERHGIVTNKDETVIFPPTCAPVPLAPESVPMQPATADRTLAAGASALTLLDRDHSILSFNERVLDWAHRPEVPLIERLQYLCIVSSNLDEFFEVRAAPHLIANSASDQKGTYTTESFERLSEAAHTLVGRQYALYNDELMPTFAKHGIHIISHGERNAAQRKWVSEYFEREVRPLLIPVGLDPAHPFPQVANKSLNFIVRLGGKDAFGRENPIQIVKVPRVLPRVIRMPAKVSDGKTLFVALSSVVRAHLSSMFPGREVGDFSQFRVTRHSDLAVDEEDVKNLRTALRQGLQHRHYGQAVRLEVSASCAESLASFLLAQFNLPPQALYRVHGPVNLARLTQLIDLLDEPQLRFPPYSASYPVTLSPAQSFFERLQRGDVLIHQPFESFDGVLAFLREAVQDPQVLAIKQTIYRTGADSELMDLLREAVRRGKEVTVVVELKARFDEEANINWAEMLESIGAQVVYGVVGLKTHAKMLLVTRREGKQMRRYGHLSTGNYNPRTAKLYTDISHLTADPLLTADMEAVFVHLASQSRLPKLNRMWLAPFDLHKNLIAQIDALGLAAATGETTRIVAKMNALTDDQLVAALMRAGQKGVKIDLIVRGACTLPAQVPGLTGNIRVRSVIGRFLEHSRVFYFRSGEEESLYLSSADWMNRNMMRRVELAWPVTDPSLRQRLIDECLVAYLHDGRDAWDLGGDGIYTRVDHDTHRGEAGASRAIEAHGAQTALMNRYASRGHHPDATSN, via the coding sequence ATGAAACCAGCGGTCGCCCGGCCCGCCGCCAGGCCATCTGCTTCTTCGCCCGGTTCGGGAGAGTCGGGCGCTGGCGCCCCAGCGTCACAGGAGCGTCACGGAATCGTCACAAACAAGGACGAGACTGTCATATTTCCGCCTACGTGTGCTCCCGTGCCCCTTGCCCCAGAATCAGTGCCCATGCAACCTGCCACCGCTGACCGGACACTTGCGGCCGGGGCATCGGCGCTCACGCTGCTCGACCGCGACCACAGCATCCTGTCTTTCAATGAGCGCGTGCTCGATTGGGCCCACCGGCCCGAGGTGCCGCTCATCGAGCGCCTTCAATACCTGTGCATCGTTTCATCGAACCTCGACGAGTTCTTTGAAGTCCGCGCCGCGCCGCACCTGATTGCCAATAGCGCCAGCGATCAGAAGGGCACCTACACCACCGAGTCGTTCGAGCGCCTGTCCGAAGCTGCCCACACGCTGGTAGGCCGCCAGTACGCGCTGTACAACGACGAGCTGATGCCCACGTTTGCCAAGCACGGCATCCACATCATTTCGCACGGCGAGCGCAATGCGGCGCAGCGCAAATGGGTTAGCGAATATTTCGAGCGTGAAGTGCGCCCGTTGCTGATTCCGGTCGGGCTCGATCCGGCACACCCGTTTCCGCAGGTGGCCAACAAGTCGCTCAACTTCATCGTGCGGCTTGGCGGCAAGGACGCATTCGGGCGCGAAAACCCGATCCAGATCGTCAAGGTGCCGCGCGTGCTGCCGCGCGTCATTCGCATGCCGGCCAAGGTGTCCGACGGCAAGACGCTGTTCGTGGCGCTTTCAAGCGTGGTGCGCGCGCATTTGTCGAGCATGTTCCCGGGCCGCGAGGTGGGTGACTTTTCGCAGTTCCGCGTCACACGGCATTCGGATCTTGCGGTCGACGAGGAAGACGTCAAGAACCTGCGTACCGCCTTGCGCCAAGGGCTGCAGCACCGCCACTACGGCCAGGCCGTGCGGCTCGAGGTGTCTGCCAGCTGCGCCGAGTCGCTCGCGAGTTTTCTGCTGGCGCAGTTCAACCTGCCTCCGCAGGCGCTCTACCGTGTGCACGGCCCAGTCAACCTGGCGCGGCTCACCCAGCTCATCGACCTGCTGGACGAACCGCAACTGCGCTTTCCACCGTACTCCGCTTCGTACCCGGTCACGCTGTCTCCCGCGCAGTCGTTCTTCGAGCGGCTGCAGCGCGGCGACGTGCTGATCCACCAGCCCTTCGAAAGCTTCGACGGCGTTCTCGCTTTTTTACGAGAGGCCGTGCAAGACCCGCAGGTGCTGGCCATCAAGCAGACCATCTACCGCACCGGCGCCGATTCGGAGCTGATGGACCTGCTGCGCGAAGCCGTGCGCCGCGGCAAGGAAGTGACAGTGGTGGTGGAGCTCAAGGCGCGCTTCGACGAAGAGGCCAACATCAACTGGGCCGAAATGCTCGAGTCGATTGGCGCGCAAGTGGTGTACGGCGTGGTGGGCCTGAAGACCCACGCCAAGATGCTGCTGGTGACGCGCCGCGAAGGCAAGCAGATGCGCCGCTACGGCCATCTTTCCACCGGCAACTACAACCCGCGCACCGCCAAGCTCTACACCGACATCAGCCACCTGACGGCCGATCCGTTGCTGACGGCCGACATGGAGGCGGTGTTCGTGCACCTGGCAAGCCAGAGCCGCCTGCCCAAGCTCAACCGCATGTGGCTGGCGCCGTTCGACCTGCACAAGAACCTCATTGCGCAAATCGACGCCTTGGGCCTGGCAGCCGCAACCGGCGAGACCACGCGCATCGTCGCCAAGATGAACGCGTTGACCGACGACCAGCTGGTTGCCGCGCTCATGCGCGCGGGGCAGAAGGGCGTGAAGATCGACCTCATCGTGCGCGGCGCCTGCACCTTGCCGGCGCAAGTGCCGGGGCTGACCGGCAACATCCGGGTGCGCTCGGTGATCGGGCGTTTCCTGGAGCATTCGCGGGTCTTCTACTTCCGCAGCGGCGAGGAAGAGTCGCTTTACCTCTCGAGCGCCGACTGGATGAACCGCAACATGATGCGGCGCGTGGAACTGGCCTGGCCGGTCACCGATCCGAGCCTTCGCCAGCGCCTGATCGACGAATGCCTGGTGGCCTACCTGCACGACGGCCGCGACGCATGGGACCTTGGCGGCGATGGCATCTACACGCGCGTCGACCACGACACCCATCGCGGCGAGGCGGGTGCTTCGCGCGCCATCGAGGCGCACGGCGCGCAGACCGCGCTCATGAACCGATATGCATCGCGAGGGCATCACCCCGATGCAACCAGCAACTGA
- a CDS encoding SixA phosphatase family protein, with the protein MDLIFWRHAEAEDWTEGCDDLQRSLTARGEKQAKRMASWLDRQLPDGTRIICSPARRCEQTALALGRKYKLRSELAPDTTAEAMLGAAGWPNGKSVVLMVGHQPSVGQAISLLLGLKQDSCPVRKGALWWIRTRERDGDVQTVVVTVQSPELL; encoded by the coding sequence ATGGACTTGATCTTCTGGCGCCATGCCGAAGCCGAGGACTGGACCGAGGGCTGCGACGACCTGCAGCGTTCTCTCACCGCGCGCGGCGAGAAGCAGGCCAAGCGCATGGCAAGCTGGCTCGACCGGCAATTGCCCGACGGAACCCGCATCATCTGCAGCCCCGCGCGGCGCTGCGAGCAGACCGCTCTCGCGCTCGGGCGCAAGTACAAGCTGCGTTCCGAACTTGCGCCCGACACCACGGCCGAGGCAATGCTGGGCGCGGCCGGCTGGCCCAACGGAAAGTCGGTGGTGCTGATGGTCGGCCACCAGCCCTCGGTGGGGCAGGCCATTTCGCTTCTGCTGGGGCTGAAGCAGGACAGCTGCCCCGTGCGCAAGGGCGCGCTGTGGTGGATTCGCACACGCGAGCGCGATGGCGATGTGCAGACCGTGGTGGTTACCGTTCAGTCGCCCGAGCTCCTCTAA
- a CDS encoding Ppx/GppA phosphatase family protein, translating into MQNGTRLAAVDLGSNSFRLEIGQVDHGQIHRTEYLKETVRQGNGLDSARNLTPEAMQRGWDALARFGERLAGFKRSQVRAVATQTLREARNREEFLLRARTILGFGIDVIPGREEARLIYQGVAHMLPHTDASDRERRLVVDIGGRSTEMIIGQALEAELMESYRVGSVAWSMKHFAEGLFTPAAFRAAEVAAKAVLDDALSSYTRDQWDVAYGASGTIGAVGDVLAAAGGEPGLITRDGLDWLLDRLLKAGSADKLRIDGMREDRKPVIGGGVSVLRAVFDLLGIEEMKVAQGALRHGVLYELLERDEGVADLRTATVARLATRFSVDAAQAKRVGETAAALFVQLAPAARGGSSTSRAGRALRKLGWAAQLHEIGTLVSHSDYHKHGAYILDNTDAPGFAVNELHALGQLVLGQRGKLRKLEAALDDETFVMQLLSLRLAVILCHARRDPDPQALHLAALGVRAFTIVCAPDWADAYPQSAHLLREEVLAWQKTSNWRVELNGA; encoded by the coding sequence ATGCAAAACGGCACCCGCCTCGCAGCGGTCGATCTCGGTTCGAACAGCTTCAGGCTGGAAATCGGACAGGTCGACCACGGTCAGATTCACCGCACCGAATACCTCAAGGAGACGGTGCGCCAGGGCAACGGCCTGGACAGCGCCCGCAACCTCACGCCCGAGGCCATGCAGCGCGGCTGGGACGCGCTCGCCCGGTTTGGCGAGCGGCTGGCCGGCTTCAAGCGCTCGCAAGTGCGCGCCGTGGCCACCCAGACGCTGCGCGAAGCCCGCAACCGCGAAGAATTTCTATTGCGCGCGCGCACCATCCTGGGGTTTGGCATCGACGTGATCCCGGGGCGCGAAGAGGCCCGCCTTATCTACCAGGGCGTGGCGCACATGCTGCCGCACACCGACGCCTCCGACCGCGAGCGCCGTCTGGTGGTGGACATCGGCGGGCGCTCGACCGAAATGATCATCGGCCAGGCGCTCGAAGCCGAGCTCATGGAGTCTTACCGCGTCGGCAGCGTGGCCTGGTCGATGAAGCACTTTGCGGAAGGCCTCTTCACCCCCGCCGCATTCCGTGCCGCCGAAGTGGCTGCCAAGGCCGTGCTGGACGATGCGCTTTCAAGCTACACCCGCGACCAATGGGACGTGGCCTACGGCGCCTCCGGCACCATCGGCGCGGTGGGCGACGTGCTGGCCGCGGCCGGTGGCGAGCCAGGGCTGATTACCCGCGACGGGCTCGACTGGCTGCTCGACCGCCTGCTCAAGGCCGGCAGCGCCGACAAGCTGCGCATCGACGGCATGCGCGAAGACCGCAAGCCGGTGATTGGCGGCGGCGTGAGCGTGCTGCGGGCGGTGTTCGACCTGCTCGGCATCGAGGAGATGAAGGTGGCCCAAGGCGCGCTTCGCCATGGCGTGCTCTACGAGTTGCTGGAACGAGACGAAGGCGTGGCCGATTTGCGCACCGCCACCGTGGCGCGGCTGGCTACCCGCTTCTCGGTCGATGCGGCTCAGGCCAAGCGCGTGGGCGAAACGGCCGCCGCGCTCTTCGTGCAACTGGCGCCGGCGGCACGCGGCGGCAGTTCCACCAGCCGCGCCGGGCGGGCGCTGCGCAAGCTGGGCTGGGCGGCGCAACTGCATGAAATTGGCACGCTGGTGTCGCACAGCGACTATCACAAGCACGGCGCCTACATTCTCGACAACACCGACGCGCCCGGCTTTGCCGTGAACGAACTGCACGCGCTCGGCCAGCTGGTTCTGGGCCAGCGCGGCAAGCTGCGCAAGCTTGAGGCCGCACTCGACGACGAGACCTTCGTGATGCAGTTGCTGTCGCTGCGTCTGGCGGTCATCCTGTGTCACGCGCGCCGCGATCCCGATCCGCAGGCACTGCATCTTGCGGCCCTGGGCGTCCGGGCGTTCACGATTGTCTGCGCGCCCGACTGGGCCGATGCGTATCCCCAGTCCGCCCACCTGCTGCGCGAAGAAGTGCTGGCCTGGCAGAAGACCAGCAACTGGCGCGTGGAACTCAACGGCGCCTGA